One genomic window of Hymenobacter sp. J193 includes the following:
- a CDS encoding DEAD/DEAH box helicase, protein MNYQQATPIQEQAIPRILEGKDLIACAQTGTGKTAAYLLPLLDKISHAKHGTTSTLVLVPTRELATQIDEQITGFGYFVEASSIAIYGGGKSEGWEQQKRALTSGADIIVATPGRLIAHMQMGYVKFEDLKYLVLDEADKMMDMGFSDDILNIVRQLPKQRQTLLFSATMPSKIRDFSQQLLQNPEEIRLAVSKPAAGIDQQFYLAFDRQKIYLLEHIIKTQDVQSMVLFTSQKAAVGGIVRAINKLGIEARGISSDRTQEEREEIMRAFKNKQFPILVATDVLSRGIDIDSLSHVVNYDIPRAAEDYVHRIGRTARAATKGTAITFIADQDQDRVLKIEKLIEREVEKQSITEALGLGEAPEFDPKRFSGLRGKTGGRPERGGRSGGAGHDRGPRPEGSRGPREGARSGGRGDKGSRPERGDKPDADQQARIVKAQAALAALDAGQAPAQPYQRPPREPRPEGEAKDGASQTRPPRREPRAPRPPRPEGEAASSVPQAEGELAAEGQRRRKRGGRNRKRSGRPAGSGAEATPAAPASPGAE, encoded by the coding sequence ATGAACTACCAGCAGGCCACGCCCATCCAGGAACAGGCCATTCCGCGCATCCTCGAAGGCAAAGACCTGATTGCCTGCGCCCAGACCGGCACCGGCAAAACCGCCGCTTACCTGCTGCCCCTGCTCGACAAGATTTCGCACGCCAAGCACGGCACCACTTCCACACTAGTGCTGGTGCCCACCCGTGAGCTGGCTACCCAGATCGACGAGCAGATAACCGGCTTTGGCTACTTTGTGGAGGCCAGTTCCATTGCCATCTACGGCGGCGGCAAATCGGAAGGCTGGGAGCAGCAGAAGCGTGCCCTCACCTCCGGCGCCGACATCATTGTGGCCACGCCCGGCCGCCTCATTGCCCACATGCAGATGGGCTACGTGAAGTTTGAGGACCTGAAGTACCTGGTGCTCGACGAAGCCGACAAGATGATGGACATGGGCTTCTCCGATGACATTCTCAACATCGTGCGGCAGTTGCCCAAGCAGCGCCAGACGCTGCTGTTCTCGGCCACCATGCCCAGCAAAATCCGGGACTTCTCGCAGCAGCTGCTCCAGAACCCCGAAGAAATCCGGCTGGCTGTGAGCAAGCCCGCCGCCGGCATCGACCAGCAGTTCTACCTAGCCTTCGACCGTCAGAAGATTTACCTGCTCGAGCACATCATCAAAACTCAGGACGTGCAGAGCATGGTGCTTTTCACCAGCCAGAAAGCGGCGGTAGGTGGCATCGTCCGGGCCATTAATAAGCTCGGCATCGAGGCGCGCGGCATCAGCTCCGACCGGACCCAGGAGGAACGCGAGGAAATCATGCGGGCCTTCAAAAACAAGCAGTTCCCCATCCTGGTCGCTACCGACGTACTCAGCCGGGGCATCGATATCGATTCGCTCAGCCACGTAGTAAACTACGATATTCCGCGTGCCGCCGAGGACTACGTGCACCGCATTGGCCGCACGGCCCGCGCCGCTACCAAAGGCACGGCCATTACCTTCATTGCCGATCAGGATCAGGACCGGGTGCTGAAGATTGAGAAGCTGATTGAGCGCGAAGTTGAAAAGCAAAGCATTACGGAAGCCCTGGGTTTGGGCGAAGCGCCCGAGTTCGATCCTAAGCGCTTCAGCGGACTGCGCGGCAAAACCGGGGGCCGGCCCGAGCGCGGCGGCCGCTCCGGCGGCGCGGGCCACGACCGGGGCCCACGCCCCGAGGGTAGCCGTGGCCCCCGCGAAGGGGCGCGCTCCGGCGGGCGCGGCGACAAAGGCTCCCGGCCCGAGCGCGGCGACAAGCCCGACGCCGACCAGCAGGCCCGCATTGTGAAGGCCCAGGCTGCCCTGGCTGCCCTTGATGCCGGCCAGGCCCCGGCCCAGCCCTACCAGCGCCCTCCGCGTGAGCCGCGCCCCGAAGGCGAAGCGAAGGACGGCGCAAGCCAAACCCGCCCGCCCCGCCGGGAACCCCGGGCCCCACGCCCACCTCGCCCCGAGGGTGAAGCCGCCAGCTCCGTTCCTCAGGCCGAAGGTGAGCTAGCCGCCGAAGGCCAGCGCCGCCGCAAGCGCGGGGGCCGCAACCGCAAGCGCAGCGGCCGGCCCGCCGGCTCGGGCGCTGAGGCTACCCCGGCTGCTCCCGCCTCCCCCGGCGCCGAGTAA
- a CDS encoding glycoside hydrolase family 3 C-terminal domain-containing protein produces MLSILLPLRRTAFVFSLGLLGYHSGQAQQLPLTADARVESLLQQMSTEEKLAQLYNNGFMTTPTNERLKVPGFVMDDGPHGVRFERASSFPTGMAVAATWNRALAYRLGQAMGEEFWAYGKHQQLGPCLDIVQDPRAGRNAEAGGEDPFLIGQLGGYIIRGIQTTPVMATAKHFMIEGKQSTRHSRNQIFTDRGVMEQFGYNFRMAVQEGGALSVMSSYNLINGEHAAESPYLMNTVLRQRWGFPFYVVSDWDAVHDSQKAIVAGNDVCMGSDDYQKDLPGLVASGKVPMTVIDAAVRNVLRSKIMAGMLDFYPTSTPAKSANTPAHQEVALQGARESVVLLKNTGNVLPFNKSTTKHIAVIGPNADQSNLNCFGSSETTPAYAVSLKQALDTKLGATKVYYAKGCDINSIDTTGFRAATELARQADVVVFAGGLDLTQEGEGYNGGSDRVNNSTVLPGMQQRLIRALARVNPNVVVVLQSGGVCSLHESLPAAKGLVYSFYAGQEAGTALADVLFGDYNPAGRMPVTMPTADNQLPEWNDDFTDDFGNGYRWYDEKALTPEFAFGAGLSYTTFQYSNLRTSASSLVAGAPVQVMLDVQNTGKLAGDEVTQLYLTTHNSPVWMPKKELKGFERLTLAPGEKKTVTFQLTAEDFYRWNEQQKAYQVNAGRYTVRVGGASDRLPLTQDVTLKSGAARPDLKVTEVFSLPRFPRAGEAVRFYALVRNLGNAPVTGQKLNLSFSVNNAAVASAPGTSLTLQPGQATLVPATQSTWQAPSAGKTTVRATIDADKKLKEWLEDNNSYSRSLEVY; encoded by the coding sequence ATGCTGAGTATTCTGTTACCACTGCGCCGCACGGCCTTTGTTTTCTCACTGGGTTTGCTGGGCTACCACTCGGGGCAGGCGCAGCAGTTGCCGCTCACCGCCGATGCCCGTGTGGAAAGCCTGCTGCAGCAGATGAGCACCGAGGAAAAGCTGGCCCAGCTCTACAACAACGGCTTCATGACCACGCCCACCAACGAGCGGCTGAAAGTGCCCGGCTTCGTGATGGACGATGGCCCCCACGGGGTGCGCTTCGAGCGGGCTTCGTCGTTTCCGACCGGTATGGCCGTGGCTGCTACTTGGAACCGGGCCCTGGCGTACCGCCTGGGTCAGGCCATGGGCGAGGAGTTCTGGGCCTATGGCAAGCATCAGCAGCTGGGCCCGTGCCTCGATATTGTGCAGGATCCGCGCGCCGGCCGCAACGCCGAGGCCGGTGGCGAAGACCCTTTCCTCATCGGGCAGTTGGGCGGCTATATCATTCGCGGCATCCAGACTACCCCGGTGATGGCCACGGCCAAGCACTTCATGATTGAGGGCAAGCAGAGCACGCGCCACAGCCGCAACCAGATATTCACCGACCGGGGCGTGATGGAGCAGTTCGGCTACAACTTCCGCATGGCAGTGCAGGAAGGAGGCGCGCTCAGCGTGATGTCGTCCTACAATCTGATCAACGGGGAACACGCGGCCGAGAGTCCGTACCTGATGAACACGGTGCTGCGCCAGCGCTGGGGTTTCCCGTTCTATGTAGTATCCGACTGGGACGCGGTGCACGACAGTCAGAAAGCCATTGTGGCCGGCAACGACGTGTGCATGGGCTCCGACGACTACCAGAAAGATTTGCCCGGCCTAGTCGCCAGCGGCAAAGTGCCCATGACGGTGATTGACGCGGCCGTGCGCAACGTGCTGCGTTCCAAAATCATGGCCGGTATGCTGGATTTCTATCCGACTTCCACACCTGCTAAATCGGCCAATACGCCCGCGCACCAGGAAGTAGCCCTGCAGGGTGCCCGCGAGTCCGTGGTGCTGTTGAAAAACACGGGCAACGTGCTGCCTTTCAACAAAAGCACGACCAAGCACATTGCCGTTATCGGCCCCAACGCCGACCAGTCGAACCTGAACTGCTTTGGCAGCAGCGAAACTACTCCGGCCTACGCCGTGAGCCTCAAGCAGGCGCTGGATACCAAGCTGGGCGCGACCAAGGTGTACTACGCCAAGGGCTGCGACATCAACAGCATCGACACCACCGGCTTCCGGGCCGCTACCGAGCTGGCCCGTCAGGCCGATGTGGTGGTGTTTGCCGGTGGCCTCGACCTGACTCAGGAAGGGGAGGGCTATAACGGCGGCAGCGACCGGGTGAACAACTCTACTGTGCTGCCCGGCATGCAGCAGCGCCTGATTCGGGCGCTGGCCCGCGTGAACCCTAACGTGGTGGTGGTGCTGCAAAGCGGGGGCGTATGCTCCCTGCACGAAAGCCTGCCCGCCGCGAAAGGGCTGGTGTATTCCTTCTACGCCGGGCAGGAAGCCGGTACGGCGCTGGCCGATGTGCTGTTTGGTGACTACAACCCCGCCGGCCGCATGCCCGTGACCATGCCCACCGCCGACAATCAGCTGCCCGAGTGGAACGACGACTTCACCGACGACTTCGGCAACGGCTACCGCTGGTACGACGAAAAAGCCCTGACCCCGGAGTTTGCCTTTGGCGCGGGCCTTAGCTACACCACTTTCCAATACAGCAACCTGCGCACCTCCGCTAGCTCGCTCGTAGCCGGTGCCCCAGTGCAGGTAATGTTGGATGTGCAGAACACCGGCAAGCTGGCCGGGGACGAAGTAACTCAGCTTTACCTCACCACGCACAACTCGCCGGTGTGGATGCCCAAAAAGGAGTTGAAAGGCTTTGAGCGCCTGACGCTGGCTCCCGGCGAAAAGAAAACCGTGACCTTCCAGCTTACGGCCGAGGACTTCTACCGCTGGAACGAGCAGCAGAAAGCCTACCAGGTAAATGCCGGCCGCTACACCGTGCGCGTCGGGGGCGCCTCCGACCGTCTGCCGCTAACCCAGGACGTTACCCTGAAAAGCGGCGCAGCCCGTCCCGACCTGAAAGTAACGGAGGTGTTCAGCTTGCCCCGATTCCCCAGAGCAGGGGAGGCGGTGCGGTTCTACGCGCTGGTACGAAACCTGGGCAATGCCCCCGTAACGGGCCAAAAGCTGAATCTGAGCTTCAGCGTGAACAATGCTGCGGTGGCCAGTGCGCCCGGCACCAGCCTAACGCTCCAGCCGGGTCAGGCTACGCTTGTTCCGGCCACGCAAAGCACCTGGCAGGCCCCGTCCGCTGGCAAAACCACCGTGCGTGCTACCATCGACGCCGACAAAAAGCTGAAGGAATGGCTGGAAGACAATAACTCGTACAGCCGGTCGCTGGAAGTGTACTAA
- a CDS encoding RICIN domain-containing protein, whose product MEKTSWLNVCKRTLKAATLLWVLLTVSIGPVKALDGATGSHDPSTLIKDGNKYWMFTTGAGIYAAYSTDLFRWTKAPKSVFPIGTWPAWVNQAVPGFDGTFWAPDVLYMNGKYYLYYSCSTFGSPRSAIGVATSPTLDQNSASYKWTDLGMVVSSSTQTDINAIDPALLKDSNGRVYMTYGSFSGGIGIIELDAATGLKKAGAAVVHVAGGSRASWEAPYLFKEGSYYYLVVNRGACCQGVNSTYYLVMGRSTSINGPYKDKNNVDLRSNGGTRILSSSGKYIGPGHFGLLRENGANFVSMHYYDGNDNGNAKLDIANMGGSGADGWPFVTRDWVAAGRYRITNQNSGLSWDAWGCTGVQGQAIAQGTYNNLTCQKWDFAPVGDGAYKITNAQGGLAADVVNCSASNGAKLQLWPYLNNNCQKFKIERTADGAYLMTSLTGTRVIEVPGASSAAGTQLALWDQNGNRGQRWYIAGAAARISGNVTKAAAPVLEQPLEAYPNPFTDRTTVQFRAGASTPAQVRLYNALGQPVATLFDATAEGGREYRLTLDGKTLPAGIYTCRLQLNGKTQSQRLVLVK is encoded by the coding sequence ATGGAGAAAACCAGTTGGTTGAACGTGTGCAAGAGGACGCTTAAGGCAGCCACGCTGCTCTGGGTGCTGCTAACTGTCAGTATAGGCCCGGTGAAGGCCCTCGATGGAGCTACTGGCTCACACGACCCGTCGACGCTCATTAAAGACGGCAACAAATACTGGATGTTTACGACCGGTGCGGGCATCTACGCGGCCTATTCTACGGACTTGTTTCGCTGGACTAAGGCGCCCAAATCGGTGTTTCCCATTGGCACCTGGCCCGCGTGGGTCAACCAAGCCGTGCCCGGCTTCGACGGCACGTTCTGGGCGCCCGACGTGCTGTACATGAACGGCAAGTATTACCTCTATTATTCCTGCTCCACGTTCGGCTCCCCGCGTTCGGCCATTGGCGTGGCTACCAGCCCCACGCTCGACCAGAACTCGGCCAGCTACAAATGGACGGACTTAGGCATGGTGGTTTCATCGTCCACGCAAACGGACATCAACGCCATTGACCCGGCCTTGCTCAAGGACAGCAACGGCCGGGTGTACATGACCTACGGCTCGTTTTCTGGCGGCATTGGTATTATTGAGCTGGACGCCGCTACGGGACTGAAGAAGGCGGGCGCTGCTGTGGTACACGTAGCAGGCGGTAGCCGGGCCTCCTGGGAAGCGCCGTACTTGTTCAAGGAAGGCAGCTACTACTACCTCGTGGTCAACCGTGGCGCCTGCTGCCAGGGCGTCAATAGCACGTATTACCTGGTAATGGGCCGCTCCACCAGCATCAACGGGCCTTACAAAGACAAAAATAACGTAGACCTGCGCAGCAACGGCGGCACGCGCATCCTATCCTCTTCCGGCAAGTACATCGGCCCTGGCCACTTTGGCTTGCTGCGCGAGAATGGGGCCAACTTCGTGTCAATGCACTACTACGATGGCAACGACAACGGCAACGCCAAGCTGGATATTGCCAACATGGGTGGGAGCGGAGCCGATGGGTGGCCCTTTGTAACGCGCGACTGGGTGGCGGCCGGGCGCTACCGCATCACCAACCAGAACAGCGGCCTATCGTGGGATGCCTGGGGCTGCACCGGCGTGCAGGGGCAGGCTATTGCCCAGGGCACGTACAACAACCTCACGTGCCAGAAGTGGGATTTCGCACCCGTGGGCGATGGCGCCTACAAGATTACCAACGCGCAAGGGGGGCTGGCGGCTGATGTGGTGAACTGCAGCGCCAGCAACGGTGCCAAGCTGCAGCTCTGGCCTTACCTGAACAACAACTGCCAGAAATTCAAAATTGAGCGCACGGCCGACGGCGCTTACCTGATGACTTCCCTGACGGGAACGCGGGTGATTGAAGTACCCGGAGCCTCCTCTGCGGCCGGCACCCAGCTGGCTTTGTGGGACCAGAACGGCAACCGGGGGCAGCGCTGGTACATTGCCGGGGCCGCAGCCCGCATTTCGGGCAACGTCACCAAGGCGGCCGCCCCTGTACTGGAGCAGCCTTTGGAAGCGTATCCAAACCCGTTCACCGACCGTACTACCGTACAGTTCCGCGCTGGGGCGAGTACTCCGGCTCAGGTGCGGCTCTATAATGCCCTGGGCCAGCCGGTAGCCACGCTCTTCGACGCCACGGCTGAGGGCGGCCGGGAATATCGGCTCACTCTGGATGGAAAAACACTGCCGGCGGGCATCTATACCTGCCGCCTGCAACTTAACGGTAAGACGCAGAGCCAACGACTGGTTCTGGTGAAATAG